Part of the Quercus lobata isolate SW786 chromosome 6, ValleyOak3.0 Primary Assembly, whole genome shotgun sequence genome, CTTTGGTACGTTGGCCTCGCATTCTTCAATCCGAATAGCATATCCTTGTAGCAAAAAAGGCCTTGGCTTGTGACGAATGACGTCTTCTCTTGGTCAGACTCCTCAAGCTCGATCTGGTTGTAACTagagaaagcatccatgaagctcaatAACTAGTGTCCAGCCGTTGAgtctacaaggaggtcgatcCGTGGGAAGGGGTAGCTATCCTTTGGACAGGCTTTGTTtaggtcggtgaagtccacacacattctccacttcccATTTGCCTTCTTAACCATTACTACGTTGaccaaccattcggggtagtAGACCTCTCTAATGAAGCCCATGTCCAACAGCTTATGAACTTCTTTGGCTATGGCCTTGTCCCTTTCTTATGCAAAGATCCTCTTTCTTTGTCGAACGGGTGGAAAGGATGGGGAGACGTTGAGATGGACCATGATATTTGGATTGATCCTGGGCATGTCCTCATGGCCCTATGCAAAGATGTCCAGGTTGTCCCTTAGGAAAAGGATCAGCCTATTTCGGACTGAAGGGCTGGCTTGCGTGTCGATGCGAGTGATCCGATCTATGTGTTCATTGTCCAGGGAGACAGTTTCTAATCCCTCCATCAGTTCTACATTCACTCATTGCTCCTCGATGTTCATGGTTGTCATTTGTTCAACCATCTCCAACATGACTACACAGCATTCCTGGGCCACCATCTGATCTTTGCGGGCCTCTCCTATCCCACACTCCATAAAGAACTTCAGTAGTAAGTGATACATGGATGTGGATACCTTGCATGCGTTAAACGTCAGTCACTTGATGATGGCATTGTAGGATGATGAGCAATCCACTACCAAGAAGGTGACAtccttggtgatttgttgaGAATAGATGCCGATGGTGATCGACAACATAACAGATCCGACGAGCATGACCTTTGTTCCGCTGAAACCTACTAGAGGGACGTCTAATGGCAAGACTCGTTCCTTACCAATCCTCATTTATTGGTAGGTTGGATAGTAGAGGATGTCGGCTAAACTTCCATTGTCCATCGAGACTCATCGGGTATTAAAGTCTGCTATGGTCAGATTGATCACCAAGGCATCGTCATGGGGGTGGTGGACTCATCGAGCATCCTCCTCAATGAAGCTGATCACTAGGTCATCCATCCGAGTAAGCTTGGGCAGACGACCGGTGAGCTAGACATTTTGCACCATCTGTAGGTAGGTCTTCCTCAAGGATCTGACCATCGTGCTCCCCCCGACGATCACTCTTATCTCTCCAAGTGGGGCCCTAGGTCATTCCTCAACTCATCAGTTTGGCTCTTGGTCCCTTGGTGGGTTTTCTCCTACTCTTTCTCACCCTATGAACCGTTGCAATTTTCCTTGTCTAATAAGGGCTTCTATCTGTTGCTTTAGGTCATAGCAATTGGAGGTGTCGTGCCCATGGTTGCGGCGGAAGCGACAATACTTATTCCTCGGTCTTTTGTTTGGGTCGCCCTTTAGCTTATCGGGCCACGTCAAGGCGGCGTCGTCTTTAATCTACATTAAGACTTGATCGAGTGGAGCCTTAAGCGGAGTGAAGTTGGCCATTCATCCTAGCGGGGGCCTTGACCTTTGTTCATCCCTTCTATCACTCGTTCGAGCTGGCTTTCTTCCCCTTTCTAGACGAGGATCGTCATGCTTTTCTCACTTCTTCGGCCCTCCCCCCCTAGCGGTCATGGCATCCTCGGCATTCATGTGCCCccttgatcatctttatgtttctcgGGTGAAGTTTTATAGCTTCTTGTACcatttgtcaatcatgacaaaaagggggagaaaatgtggtttcttttttaagattctacatgttagggggagaaatacatgcctTTGTAAGGGGGAGTTGTttttcatcttgttagggggagtgtttaccTCCTTGTTGTTTTAGGAGCTTCTATTACCTTCTTGTACACCGGTTTTATGActatttttacatacattgtgcttatctttgatatatatatgataatgatgtatgtcttcttcacctatctttacatgtgttgtttcttctctatctttatacgcatgtttctttatgtacgcaatctttatttctatttcacacatgATAccatgatgagttttgtttaagtgtttcagaaagaTAAGTTGTGAAAGTCTATCATGCCGtgaactcttttcttgcaaagtttttcaagagtttgtagtagggatagatttattttgtaatacaaCAAGTGATTATGAGTTAAGTAATTTAAGAATTCTCTCATGATTAgttgttttgttgtggttttgtcaccgattgccaaagggggagattgttaaggacatattttatgtaattggctaatcttttgacaaaaatgcactttacttataattggatagatctaggatgggcttagtacttcaagaaacaagagttcaagtcaagtattaaagccatgaagattggaccaagaaacaagtaaagaaaagcTGTTCGTTAAAGCTCAACAGATACCTCGACAGAAACAGtgtctatcgagatttaagaatgAAGCTTGATAGAAGATGAGTTTGGATTTCCCCTTGTCAATTTTTCATGATTGATACACACGAGTGGTCAATTGATTGACGAATCTTACGTATTCACATCTCAAGCTTCACAAGTATTTTATGTGGAAGATGTGAGACATAAAGATTAGGCAGTGGTGGTCAAAATAAAACCTAGGGAGATGTTTAATGTTGGTATTAATGCTTCacatgataatgatgatgaagtGGATACCTATCTTGAGAATTTCCCTTACAATATAACTACTGATGATGCATGTGATGATGCAAATGACAACTATGCTTGGGCTCGAGATAATGAAGAAGGAACCATTTATGATACACTGTTGATCAGTGAGGATGAATTGCTTGAACAAGACTTTATCGATGATGAAGAGCTTAGCGATGATGTTTATGAGTCTAATGATGATGAGTCTTAGAGtttcaaaacctctctctggttAGTTTcttctccttaaaattgtttgAAACTGGTTAGTAGATTTAAAAGCCATTTGTAGTTTTTCTATTTCTAGAAATCTTTCTAGTTGAAGTGGAGCTTTGCTTGATTTTTGGTCTCTCTAATTGGTTTTCATGTATGGTTCTCTTTGTTGAAATTGTTTAGTCACTtgataatctctctctctctctctctttgcttttgtttttgttttaaatgaatATTGTCTAATGTTGATTCATGTTTGTAGATTTAGCTCACTAGCCTCTTCTTAAATCTATTTGGTACTTTATTCATAGTTTCATACATTGTATTAGATATAAGCTAATGTGATAATCTCATAGTTTCATACAATTGAACTACAAGAACTTTACTTTTTAAAAGAAGCATATCATTGAACAGCCATAAGGATGCTACAGTACCCTCCTTTAAGCCTAGTTCAGATTGATATCATCACTCCTAAGCAACCATTTAACTTTCATTATCTCCCTAGTACCAAACTTTTGAAGCTAGCCATTAGTTTCTTATGAGATACTATTCTGTAAAGACTTACTAACTATTCAGTTGCTAAAACCTTCACATACTTTATTTTTGTATCAAACATGATTTTTTGTTGATTcttattattgaaatttgaacccAAGAATGTTTCCACTAGCTGAATTAATGCTCCTTTTCACTCCTCTAGAGaattgaatgaatttaattaactaaaaccCCCTGCCCTTAAAAAATGGAACAATGTAGAAATTTGATCATACTAAGAAGTCCAATTCTTTGTCCACAATGATGGCTTATTTGGTGAGTTGGGTCCTCCAAAAGTTTCTCCACATCTAATCCCGTTGCATGTATTAATCCgcaagtttaattttttaaatgaacaaGCAAAACATGGTCCATTATGCAATTAGTTGAATTTTACAATATAGCAAAGAGAATAGTTTGAAATTAGTAGGTGAGTTTCTAATAAGTACAAGTAGTAGTCTTACTTGAGAAGCAAAACTAACCACTAGATCAAGAGCATTGGTTTGCTTGCACATGACCCATGGTACTCTTGTTTGGAGATCAATTGCCATTTTAGCTGTCCAACAAACATAAGAGGGCCCTTTCATACATTCTGGCATATTGGCGTGTTAGATGCTAGTGCATTTTGCACAAATTTCTagaattttgttattatattacaCCTTGGATCTAAGTTCTTCTAGAACAGGTAAAGAGTGGTGCAAAGTTAAGATATTCGAGGTTTGTGATAGATAAGTTCTCTTAATACATTAGTGTTTTAATCTGTTACAATTTAAGCATCTGgcttatttttcaatttgaccTTCCTTAGTATTCCTTTGAAGAAAAGTAATGGTAGCATCAATGTATGACATAAgtaactattatttttattttttgcatgtttttaacACACAAGCACTTATATGTTGAAGCCATATCGACCTTGCCTGTTTTCATGTGGAGCATATTTAATACCATAGATTAATTGCACCTTCTACTTCGTTTGTATCTTCTAACTTTTAAATGACTATGTTTTAAGATTGCAAGAGCAGTTGCAAGCTGAAAGAGATCTTAGAGCTGCACTTGAAGTCGGTTTGAGCATGTCTTCTAGACAATTTTCCAATTCACGTGGCATGGATTCTAAAGTTTGTTTAATCTTAAGGTAGTTTTCTTTTCCCATTCATGTTAAATGCTTGTATAACACATGCTTATGACTTCAAACTGATGTGAAGACAAGGGCTGAGCTAGAGGAGATTGCACTTGCCGAAGCAGGCGTGGACTTGGGACTACTGGTTCTTCTTGCAAAAGTGTACCAAGGGCATCTTCTTGCAAAAGTGTTGAAGGATTTGTTTAAATACTTTGGAACTTTGATAACGGTATAGACAATGTTAtatgtatttgataatatatttctatgttaataTTACGTTAGTTTGGAGACATTTGTGGTGTTGTTAATTAGTTGCATTTGTGGTATTGTGTTAGTAGAGCTAAAACTATTACAGGTTCTTTGTAACAGgtctgtaaaaaaaataaataaaaaaataaaaaaaaaataaaataaaatatagcgGGGGTCAAAAAGCGCTGCTAAAGGTGCATATATTATGATTTAAATgatgccctatagtggcatttttgtCCGCCGCTAAAGGGTTTACAGATATAGCGGCATTTCCTCCTGCCGCTAAAAGTTCAACGAGTCCGTTTTAATTAGCTCCCTAAAGCTGCGCCTTTTGCCCGCTGCTAAAGGTGGACACCAATAGCAGTGGGCATAACCTGCCGCTAAAAGTCAATTAACACGAATTTTGACCTCATATGGTGGCGATTTCTAACCGTTGCAAAAAACCAAAAACGCCAATAACAGGTGCATTTATAGTGGCCTTTTTGTTATTGCCGCAATAGAGCTATTGTGGTTGCGCAATGCTAGTGGGTAGAACTGCCGCAGTAGCCCTCGTTGCAATAGGCCAAATGGACCTTTAGCGGCGGTTTTTGGGGCTTTTGCGGTGGTTTTGGCCTTCCGCAATAGTCcagtttttttttgtagtgcgAGTGTAACCACAGGCAACCATAATTTGTTTGAAAGTTAACAAAAACTTAGACCATATAATTAGGATAAATTCAAATTCGTATAAATATTATGTTATTTCCTTTAAAATGATTACTTGCAGACCCATATCAAACGTAAAAGGAGAAAGATACcgcaaaaaattgaaaactagcTAGATACATTACTATTTTTGGATAAAGGGACGATTGTCATTTTAttcgttatcatcttgtccacaGTGCTCTCCAGTTGTTCTTAGTTtcctctaaagatcaacttgcaaatatcttcaccaagtcacatcctaaagGACGCCTTCAtgctttggttgacaacctccaGTTGGTCTCACACCCACCTTGAGTTTGAAGAGGGCTGTTAACGTGTACTAGGCTGTGGGCCTTAGGCCCatcttgtttacttgtataacACACATATTTGTACTGCACACTCTACTTtttatataaaggcactcatgtatattttattacttgagaaatacaatacattcattcagtatttctaacatatatatatatatatatatataagtgcaaATGGGTTAGCCTAAtatcacttaattaattaagtcgGTTAgggattagaaattttttttttaaattttttgagaagaggcTAGGTACGTATTAGAATTTGAAAGCAAACCAAAAATGAGAGTCTTAAAAAAAGGGAACATTTGATTGCAAGTTATTAACACAACTTTAATAAAGGTTACACAAAGTGGATCCTCAATCCGATCAGATAATTATGGCGTAAGCCTTGTAGCACCATCACGATTTATTTTGACAGTAAATGGCAAATGTTTtattctctttatatatattagtacGTACGTAACTGAAGATTCCGCCATCTTGGacacttaaaaattatataaggcTTTAATTCCATTGATATCATCTCTGTCCAAACCTTTGGTCACTCCTGGAGAAATGTTAGGCCACATAATAGCCCCCTGAACATTGCTATGTTCGAGCCCAAGAAGGTGCCCAATTTCATGCAAAGCAACAGTCTGCAAGTCAAATTGACCTGGAACAGCTCCCACACTCCATTGTTCATCAGCATCATAATGGAATCTGCCATCAGTTGGAGCAAAAGCATGGGCAAGGACTCCACCAGCTCCATCAAAAGGGTACCCATCTCCATGATTCCTACTTTGGAAACTAATTTTGATATCTGCCTTCGTGTAGTCTTGAGCTCGCGAGAATTTGAAGTGTGTGTTGGCAGCCCATGTTTGAAAAGCTTGTGCAACTGGGCTCATGGCTCCAGTTGGGGTGCCAGGGAGAAATCCATAGGTAAGGCTGTACTTGGAAGCTGGCCATTTCGGATTTCCAGGGAAGAAAGCATAGTGACTAACAGTGTGTAAAGAGCCATGGTTGTGTacgtgttttttattttctgaacgCATCCAATTTGTACCATTGATGATATCAGCCACACCACAACGAGGCATCATCATGTTGGATACTGTTTTGGCATCCAAAGTCCCAGTGGTGTTGAGGTGGAAATTTAGCTGGTAAGTTTTAAGGGCCGACTCTAGGAGTTCATCGAAATCATCATCATTGGCATGGTTTTGCTTTATGGAATGGCTATAATTCAAGTAACCAAATTGTTCAAGGTAACTTTTCAGGACTTTGATGCCTGAGACATTGTCACCCTTGTGACATCCTTGTAGATGCTTGAGAAAATCAAAGGGTGATGATTTCTTGTTATTGGTGTTTCTTGAAGTTCCatgagaaagaagaggaagaaggaggaGAGTGAATAAAACGAGTGAAAATGCTTTAGAAGCCATATCTGCAAACGTTTGAAACTTAAGCACTTTGTTTAAGTTATGTAGAAGTGTTTTAGTTTCATTGCTATTTATAGATATTATTAACGGGAGGCTTCTTGTGAGATAGTCTCATTATTCTCATGTGACTGCAAGGTTGATTATTCTTCTACCATGATGGTATGACTTTTACTAGCAAGATATGAGATTGAGAAGCGGCCTAGTGCTAGAAGTGGGCGGCCACTTGTAGACTCGAGGTCTAGGGGCCGAGATTGAGAAGTGGCCTAGAGCTAGAAGTGGGCGGCCACTTGTAGACTCGAGGTCTAGGGG contains:
- the LOC115995348 gene encoding metalloendoproteinase 2-MMP-like, yielding MASKAFSLVLFTLLLLPLLSHGTSRNTNNKKSSPFDFLKHLQGCHKGDNVSGIKVLKSYLEQFGYLNYSHSIKQNHANDDDFDELLESALKTYQLNFHLNTTGTLDAKTVSNMMMPRCGVADIINGTNWMRSENKKHVHNHGSLHTVSHYAFFPGNPKWPASKYSLTYGFLPGTPTGAMSPVAQAFQTWAANTHFKFSRAQDYTKADIKISFQSRNHGDGYPFDGAGGVLAHAFAPTDGRFHYDADEQWSVGAVPGQFDLQTVALHEIGHLLGLEHSNVQGAIMWPNISPGVTKGLDRDDINGIKALYNF